The Candidatus Lokiarchaeota archaeon genome window below encodes:
- a CDS encoding RimK family alpha-L-glutamate ligase, giving the protein MHAIVSLVVQEAIFVSGEALRFGLLSSDPFSRRVSELETALQKLGVEAVHILPWKVKRTVSDGTYEIVQGNRNLIDLDVVIVLDIGASDIGSYLSRMDLLSALATTGVTLINSIEAIRIMRNKAETIRKFAHHGIPVPKTLITESIEDAAAFVNKNNPCVLKPLLGFGGSGIRLIEKQFDIRNIYDILKFHSQQYGKGAFLLQQYIENPGYDIRALVVDGQVIADMQRVSTDGIVTNIHAGGTARPNDLEIKDLAKKAARIVGGWLVGVDIIPDKEGECFVLEANATPGWAGLQSVTEIRIAERIAESLIRKDRSKGEGF; this is encoded by the coding sequence ATGCACGCTATAGTCAGCTTAGTAGTGCAAGAGGCGATATTTGTGTCCGGAGAAGCATTGAGATTCGGGTTACTGTCTTCTGATCCCTTCTCACGGAGGGTCAGTGAGCTGGAGACCGCTTTGCAGAAACTTGGCGTGGAAGCTGTTCATATTCTTCCGTGGAAGGTGAAAAGAACCGTAAGTGACGGAACATATGAGATTGTTCAAGGCAATCGGAACCTGATTGATTTGGATGTAGTCATCGTTTTGGACATAGGAGCTTCAGACATCGGTAGTTATCTCAGTCGAATGGATTTGTTATCCGCCCTTGCTACAACTGGTGTGACCCTAATCAACTCCATAGAAGCTATTCGGATTATGCGAAACAAAGCCGAGACAATCAGGAAATTTGCACATCATGGCATTCCTGTACCAAAGACATTGATCACCGAATCCATAGAGGACGCAGCCGCTTTCGTTAACAAGAATAATCCCTGTGTTTTGAAACCCCTTCTCGGTTTTGGTGGTAGTGGCATCAGGCTAATTGAGAAGCAATTCGACATTAGGAATATCTATGATATCCTGAAGTTTCATAGCCAGCAATATGGCAAGGGTGCGTTCTTGCTTCAACAGTACATAGAAAATCCCGGTTATGATATTCGTGCTCTTGTGGTTGATGGTCAGGTTATTGCTGATATGCAGCGTGTTAGTACTGATGGTATCGTTACGAATATCCATGCTGGAGGCACGGCAAGGCCAAACGATTTGGAAATCAAGGATCTTGCCAAAAAAGCAGCTAGAATAGTCGGAGGTTGGCTGGTGGGGGTTGATATTATTCCGGACAAGGAAGGCGAATGCTTTGTACTTGAAGCGAACGCTACCCCTGGCTGGGCTGGTTTACAGAGTGTCACAGAAATCCGTATTGCAGAACGAATTGCGGAAAGTCTCATTCGGAAGGACCGTAGCAAAGGCGAAGGTTTTTAA
- a CDS encoding CPBP family intramembrane metalloprotease, whose amino-acid sequence MKSNPIKNPHVSEGTPTTHSKLALPHVAMLMLSIGTVWRLTDIFVFGLGGSKFNVMPSKLGPLLIILGYFWVFRKSEIDSVLGLSARDWRIQVPIGILTGLVIVLGIDMLSVVLYAVFLNPAYPLNLTIVGPVMLLYMFGFFAINAIFEEVLFRGLLQNSLMRFLSPGRAILLSSLIFGVWHACWPFANGLEGTTLITEIVKMVAFSAVIGAFFGLYYHSFSKEKTLLGTISAHTMLNFVNEGFKLGPEPTAQGPDFSFADPNLMIITFLLFGIIFALLFLMVKTFDIEMVKSKLLDHLA is encoded by the coding sequence ATGAAGTCGAATCCCATTAAGAATCCTCACGTCAGTGAAGGAACACCGACTACCCATTCTAAACTTGCTCTTCCCCATGTTGCTATGTTGATGCTGAGTATCGGTACAGTCTGGAGACTGACGGATATTTTCGTGTTTGGTCTTGGCGGTAGCAAATTCAATGTGATGCCCTCAAAGCTTGGACCACTACTCATTATTTTAGGTTACTTCTGGGTGTTCCGGAAATCCGAAATCGATTCTGTACTTGGCCTCTCAGCTCGTGACTGGCGGATTCAAGTACCTATTGGCATTTTAACCGGTCTCGTTATCGTTCTGGGAATAGATATGCTAAGTGTTGTACTATACGCCGTTTTCCTTAATCCTGCATACCCACTTAATCTCACTATTGTTGGGCCAGTTATGCTCCTCTATATGTTCGGATTTTTTGCAATAAATGCCATTTTTGAGGAGGTTCTCTTTAGAGGATTGCTACAGAATTCACTGATGAGATTCCTATCTCCAGGTAGAGCAATTCTGCTTTCCTCACTGATTTTTGGTGTATGGCATGCTTGTTGGCCATTTGCGAATGGCCTTGAAGGCACCACTTTGATTACTGAAATTGTCAAGATGGTTGCCTTTTCCGCTGTTATTGGTGCTTTCTTCGGACTCTATTATCACAGCTTTTCCAAAGAGAAAACCTTGTTGGGTACCATTTCTGCACATACAATGCTTAATTTTGTCAATGAGGGATTCAAACTGGGACCTGAACCTACTGCCCAAGGTCCGGATTTTTCCTTTGCAGATCCGAATCTAATGATAATTACTTTCCTGCTGTTTGGCATAATCTTCGCTCTTCTTTTTCTTATGGTCAAGACCTTTGATATTGAAATGGTGAAGAGCAAACTACTGGATCATTTGGCTTAG
- a CDS encoding gamma carbonic anhydrase family protein, translated as MPYKICLLRVTSKLITQIDPIKREVIALTVYQFEDRKPRIGKDSYISKSASVIGKVTLGAECYVAPGAVVKGDYGEVVIGSGTSVQDNVVVHARPNEITKIGSRVTLGHGCIIHNATVEDEAVIGMGAIVSDYAKIGQWAVVAEGAVVKARDNIPSEKVAVGIPAKVIAELTQNHRVELGSFKDKYIEMAKRYQTGLKPIE; from the coding sequence ATGCCCTATAAGATTTGCTTGTTGAGGGTAACCTCCAAGCTAATAACACAGATAGACCCAATCAAACGTGAGGTTATTGCTTTGACTGTGTATCAATTTGAAGACAGAAAACCAAGAATCGGGAAGGATTCTTACATCAGCAAATCTGCATCAGTCATAGGGAAAGTAACACTTGGTGCAGAATGCTATGTTGCTCCCGGGGCGGTTGTCAAAGGAGACTACGGTGAAGTTGTAATAGGCTCAGGAACAAGCGTTCAAGATAATGTAGTAGTTCATGCTAGACCGAATGAGATTACCAAAATAGGGTCTCGTGTAACTCTGGGTCATGGTTGCATAATCCATAATGCCACGGTGGAGGACGAAGCAGTCATTGGAATGGGTGCCATAGTGTCAGATTATGCCAAGATTGGTCAATGGGCAGTTGTGGCTGAAGGAGCGGTAGTAAAGGCCAGAGATAACATACCATCGGAAAAGGTCGCAGTTGGAATTCCAGCAAAGGTCATAGCTGAATTAACTCAGAATCATCGAGTTGAGCTTGGAAGTTTCAAAGACAAGTACATAGAAATGGCCAAGAGATACCAAACTGGACTCAAACCAATTGAATAA
- the glmS gene encoding glutamine--fructose-6-phosphate transaminase (isomerizing) produces MCGITGIVSKNRDDIGRLLVTCSKKLTYRGYDSVGVATVRNGQVDLRKDVGTIEDVNRRLHLSEMRGDRGIAQLRWATYGAPTKTNAQPHFGCTKTFYGAHNGNLHNYHQYKEELIETGHEVRSNNDGELCVHAVDKYYEQTGDMREAVRLSTQDLEGAYAFAVGRADEKKIYAVKMGSSLVAGLTDKEAIVSSDLPSILPLTNDVVYITEGEMVEIGPGSVDVFRIEDGKKLNREPEKSDVDENAAEKGGFPHFMLKEINEQPEIAQDVLGVLEDEEADNWLKMIEETSKHYLVACGSSFNAGLVGTYYFNRLAGISVTPVIGGQFKPMYGNTVDEDTLCMLVSQSGETKDIMDVLDLVEDKGAGKTLGVLNVIGSTLMFGADDYIPMACGYEVSVPATKTYFSQTIIFAYLATRLGMRNGTLDNSEGKAIIDSLKRDLPELTQKTIDHTGILAKNLAPTMLDVPDLYCLGYGLTDGVAREGALKIKEICYNHCEGMYSSEFKHGPLSIVTDGYPVIFVTTTEDSWMVINHINEVSCRGGRTIVVGEKEDKLEPYVEHESDYLEVPESNVLLNPILDVIPLQLLSYFLSVDKGINPDKPRNLSKTLTVS; encoded by the coding sequence GTGTGCGGGATAACGGGTATCGTCAGCAAAAATCGTGATGACATCGGTCGATTGCTTGTTACATGCAGCAAGAAACTGACATATCGTGGCTACGATTCGGTTGGGGTAGCCACAGTAAGAAATGGGCAGGTAGATTTGCGGAAGGATGTTGGCACTATCGAAGATGTCAACAGACGGCTTCATCTCTCTGAAATGCGAGGTGACCGAGGTATCGCCCAATTGCGTTGGGCAACCTATGGCGCTCCCACGAAAACAAATGCCCAACCCCATTTCGGCTGTACAAAAACCTTCTACGGTGCGCACAACGGAAACCTGCACAACTACCATCAGTATAAGGAAGAGCTGATCGAAACTGGTCATGAAGTCAGGTCCAATAATGACGGCGAACTCTGTGTTCACGCTGTTGACAAATACTATGAACAAACCGGAGATATGCGCGAGGCGGTACGTCTTTCTACTCAGGATTTGGAGGGTGCTTATGCATTTGCAGTGGGCAGAGCAGACGAAAAGAAGATTTATGCTGTCAAGATGGGCTCCTCACTTGTGGCTGGCTTAACAGACAAAGAAGCCATAGTATCGAGCGATCTTCCATCCATTCTCCCCCTCACCAATGACGTTGTCTACATCACCGAAGGTGAAATGGTAGAAATCGGTCCTGGCTCTGTTGATGTGTTCAGAATCGAAGATGGGAAGAAGCTGAATCGTGAACCCGAAAAATCTGATGTAGACGAAAACGCAGCGGAGAAAGGTGGATTTCCCCACTTCATGCTGAAAGAAATCAACGAACAGCCAGAGATAGCTCAAGATGTTCTTGGTGTCCTTGAGGACGAAGAAGCAGATAACTGGCTCAAAATGATTGAGGAAACATCAAAACACTACTTGGTGGCTTGTGGGTCTTCATTCAACGCAGGGCTTGTTGGTACATACTACTTCAACCGCCTTGCTGGAATTTCAGTAACTCCAGTGATTGGCGGTCAGTTCAAGCCAATGTATGGTAATACCGTTGATGAGGACACCTTGTGTATGCTTGTATCACAGAGCGGAGAAACCAAGGACATTATGGATGTCTTAGACCTCGTAGAGGACAAAGGCGCTGGCAAGACTCTTGGTGTCTTGAACGTTATCGGTAGCACCCTCATGTTTGGTGCTGATGACTACATTCCGATGGCTTGCGGCTACGAAGTAAGCGTACCTGCAACAAAGACCTATTTCTCTCAGACTATCATCTTCGCCTACCTTGCCACTCGCCTAGGTATGAGGAATGGAACTCTGGACAACTCCGAAGGCAAGGCAATCATTGACAGCTTGAAGCGTGACTTACCAGAGCTCACGCAGAAGACTATTGATCATACTGGAATACTGGCTAAGAATCTAGCACCAACAATGCTGGATGTACCCGATTTGTATTGCCTTGGATATGGCCTTACAGATGGTGTGGCACGAGAAGGAGCTTTGAAAATCAAAGAGATATGCTACAATCACTGCGAGGGGATGTATAGCAGCGAGTTCAAACATGGTCCTTTGAGTATTGTCACAGATGGTTATCCCGTCATTTTCGTGACAACTACAGAAGATAGCTGGATGGTGATTAACCACATCAATGAAGTATCATGTCGGGGTGGGAGAACCATAGTTGTTGGTGAAAAAGAGGATAAGCTTGAACCTTATGTAGAGCATGAATCTGATTATCTTGAGGTACCAGAATCAAATGTTCTACTCAATCCAATTCTAGATGTGATTCCACTTCAGTTATTGAGCTACTTCCTTTCAGTTGACAAGGGAATCAATCCGGATAAACCACGAAACCTAAGCAAGACATTAACTGTTTCGTGA
- a CDS encoding HAD hydrolase-like protein: MSENEFSITRGTMSKDLDPRERIERTKAIIFDLHHTITKTRESPSELLRNILAEFKIEVTDISDNTLQEAFEYMDRWMARYQVEQNVGPHWGGKAEDWIQADRIMLERLGYEFTEQKILEIEKKWKRETKSADFEWLIEEAIETMQVLHSRGYTLAIATRRHDDPTGKLKHAEVTDLISCIEWSGVSGYAKPNPYTLLSVSKQIGVNPRLCAYVGNYVDLDVIAAKRAEMVPVLTTWANPDEEDKALENTIVIDSVDELTHLFLGS; the protein is encoded by the coding sequence TTGTCAGAAAATGAGTTTAGCATTACCAGAGGCACGATGTCAAAGGATTTGGACCCCAGAGAACGGATTGAAAGAACAAAAGCAATCATATTTGACCTTCATCATACAATCACAAAAACGCGAGAGAGCCCTTCAGAACTCCTGCGCAACATTCTAGCGGAATTCAAAATAGAAGTAACTGATATTTCCGATAACACGCTCCAAGAAGCTTTCGAATACATGGATAGATGGATGGCACGGTATCAAGTTGAGCAGAATGTTGGACCTCACTGGGGCGGCAAAGCAGAAGATTGGATTCAGGCAGACAGGATAATGCTGGAGAGACTCGGATACGAGTTTACTGAACAGAAGATTCTTGAGATAGAGAAGAAATGGAAAAGAGAGACAAAAAGCGCTGATTTTGAATGGCTCATCGAAGAAGCGATTGAAACCATGCAGGTACTTCATTCAAGAGGATATACTCTGGCTATTGCCACTCGAAGGCATGATGATCCAACAGGTAAACTGAAACATGCTGAAGTTACCGACCTAATTTCCTGTATCGAATGGAGCGGTGTATCCGGATATGCGAAGCCCAATCCATATACCCTACTTTCTGTATCAAAACAAATAGGAGTCAACCCGCGATTATGCGCATATGTTGGCAACTACGTTGACTTAGACGTTATAGCTGCTAAGAGAGCAGAAATGGTGCCAGTACTTACCACCTGGGCGAATCCAGATGAAGAAGACAAAGCGCTAGAAAATACCATAGTTATTGATTCGGTAGATGAGCTTACTCATTTATTCCTAGGTAGCTGA
- a CDS encoding ABC transporter permease subunit, with translation MNWDKPKIIASTDLKMALNVGLVKYGLIMSSAFGPIISISSILGLALTVPESETALVGALLAPFISSFLALFAIVPATLISANSLVGEREQNTLEPLLCTPLTDNELLWGKILASAVPSLAILASSTVLTLTIPNLVLLFIGRPLVLIPDLPGIFLIATSGVIMVFAVIAVNILISGKVKRVYEAYQTSSAVILVFMLPMMLPMVSLTEGAIQPPFVWLVNIVTLFVSVVILLIGWVLALARFNRDKMIQQ, from the coding sequence ATGAATTGGGACAAACCAAAAATCATAGCTTCAACGGATTTGAAGATGGCACTGAACGTTGGTCTAGTCAAGTATGGTTTGATAATGAGTTCCGCATTCGGGCCGATAATATCAATTTCATCAATTCTGGGATTGGCTCTGACTGTCCCGGAGTCAGAAACCGCTTTGGTTGGCGCTTTACTTGCACCGTTTATTTCATCATTCCTAGCTCTTTTTGCAATTGTACCGGCAACGTTGATATCAGCCAATTCACTTGTTGGTGAACGTGAGCAGAATACGCTTGAACCCCTCCTGTGCACACCGCTGACCGACAATGAGTTGCTATGGGGAAAGATCTTGGCATCAGCAGTACCTAGTTTGGCTATCCTCGCAAGCTCAACAGTACTTACTTTGACGATTCCAAATTTGGTGTTGTTATTTATTGGTAGGCCCCTGGTATTGATTCCTGATTTGCCGGGAATATTCCTTATTGCAACCTCTGGTGTGATTATGGTATTTGCTGTGATTGCAGTGAATATTCTCATAAGCGGAAAAGTGAAGCGGGTTTATGAAGCATATCAGACATCTTCAGCTGTTATTCTTGTTTTCATGCTACCCATGATGCTACCCATGGTATCTCTAACCGAGGGAGCTATACAACCCCCATTTGTTTGGCTCGTAAACATAGTTACGCTATTTGTTTCAGTAGTAATACTGCTAATTGGTTGGGTGTTGGCACTCGCTCGATTCAACCGAGACAAAATGATACAGCAATGA
- a CDS encoding ATP-binding cassette domain-containing protein, translating to MGDLILAQQNHIETDNLTKRFGELVAADRINIEIPKGSVFGLLGPNGAGKSTTVRLLCTLLKPDRGSASVCGYDVVSEPVRVREITGVLPEEGNHTHYETLSAYENLLYFARLYGLEENRAKERIHELLQFMELWERRNDLAGKLSTGNRQRLALCRALIHEPKVLLLDEPTSALDPVAAKRVRKLILDLSAEYGQTFLLNSHNLAEVDRICDHIAIIDEGKILVSGKTDELRNRLRRRQYYRLVIGNEIEAVQDLARDFDFILSVENQGNSLILEIENPRENNPVLLRSLLKKGIDVIELAEEETTLEDLYLSVIKEDLSE from the coding sequence GTGGGGGACCTTATCTTGGCCCAACAGAATCATATTGAAACCGACAATCTTACGAAGCGATTTGGGGAACTCGTTGCCGCTGATAGAATAAACATCGAAATTCCAAAAGGAAGTGTGTTTGGATTACTTGGTCCAAATGGTGCAGGCAAGAGCACTACGGTTCGCCTTCTATGCACATTGCTTAAGCCTGATCGTGGTTCCGCTTCTGTTTGTGGCTATGATGTTGTGTCGGAACCAGTACGTGTTCGCGAAATAACCGGCGTATTGCCTGAGGAAGGAAACCATACTCACTATGAAACACTTTCAGCATATGAGAATCTGCTGTATTTCGCCCGCCTATATGGACTTGAAGAGAATCGAGCCAAAGAGAGGATTCATGAACTCCTCCAATTTATGGAGCTCTGGGAGCGAAGAAATGACCTTGCTGGAAAACTGAGCACAGGAAACCGTCAACGCCTTGCCCTATGCCGCGCGCTCATACATGAGCCCAAGGTCCTTCTACTTGATGAACCCACATCAGCGTTGGATCCTGTAGCTGCCAAACGTGTTCGTAAGCTGATATTAGACCTGTCTGCTGAATACGGGCAGACATTCCTCCTAAACTCGCACAATCTTGCTGAAGTTGACAGAATCTGCGATCATATCGCAATAATCGATGAAGGCAAGATACTCGTTTCAGGTAAGACAGATGAATTAAGGAATAGATTGCGGCGTCGGCAGTACTATCGTCTAGTCATTGGCAACGAAATCGAGGCAGTCCAGGACCTAGCAAGAGACTTCGATTTCATACTTTCTGTAGAGAATCAAGGCAACTCTTTGATACTGGAAATAGAGAATCCCCGAGAAAACAACCCGGTTCTGCTACGTTCTCTATTGAAAAAGGGAATTGATGTTATTGAGCTGGCTGAAGAGGAAACTACGCTTGAGGATCTCTACCTCAGTGTCATAAAGGAGGATTTGTCCGAATGA
- a CDS encoding pantetheine-phosphate adenylyltransferase, producing the protein MPPFKKVVYAGTFDRLHEGHKRLIRKAFELGNQVGIGLSSDEMATRTRPGEEILPYEERKKALLDFIRQEGDEERCQIFKIKTVIGGGDKMEDLEALLVSDEIKVVENAFRINRMRIENGLKRFAIIIIPRVLTKDKKPVSSSRKRLGETFEDKKLIY; encoded by the coding sequence ATGCCTCCATTCAAGAAAGTGGTCTACGCCGGGACCTTCGATAGGCTTCATGAGGGACACAAAAGGCTAATCCGGAAAGCGTTCGAGCTGGGAAATCAAGTTGGAATCGGACTGAGCAGTGACGAAATGGCCACACGAACGAGACCCGGGGAGGAGATATTACCCTACGAAGAAAGAAAGAAAGCTTTGTTGGATTTCATTAGACAAGAAGGCGATGAAGAGCGATGCCAAATATTCAAAATCAAAACAGTCATCGGAGGGGGCGACAAAATGGAGGATCTGGAAGCATTGCTAGTAAGCGACGAAATCAAGGTAGTTGAGAATGCATTCAGAATCAACAGAATGCGGATTGAAAACGGGCTCAAGAGATTTGCGATTATCATTATTCCAAGAGTTCTAACTAAGGACAAGAAACCAGTTTCCTCCTCACGAAAACGTCTAGGTGAAACCTTCGAGGACAAGAAGCTCATCTACTGA
- a CDS encoding DUF4910 domain-containing protein — MLPKEVVRNVRETVSGFSAKDFVAGISQFHRIQASPGFHDAVEYLTKQINRISDAKIEVYEYPANGKGRIGTWETPYGWSAESATLELVEPEKKMLADFQAEPISLVAHSTSVDDTFEVVFVGEGLEDSDYEGEDIEGKLVLTTNKASRVHRIACIERNAAGVLTFVPPEGKNEIASMRRYEAAWPAPGEGAKTKFGFALTQADGLKIKNMLKEGKKVQVKAHVEAQIEDRNLEVVSALLEGEEPNQEVWLISHLCHPHPGANDNASGSGALLEVLRTIERLIETGDIKQPSYSIRFLWVPEWHGTIKFIDDKKKLLKKVKAVINVDMVGSNPCKSGSITNLFRTPYSLPTTLNNVTRYWFEQEAGVDRKPEQGGTKAPFKVNYSTYSAGSDHFMFTDSNVSTPAVMINQYPDKFYHTSTDTVDKIDPAQMAFLSRALVLSAISLAHPKYVSKETLLTLCRNECIEIMQRITNRGVNELARCLGDPEDIYPRILRWLDYAKALGVDTLEKATEEWKLISEQEAVRNALKASLEMTYTTEMMVARKAYEGACVEIGLEAKDEEHLDIDLEQFDEEIRRKTEHALYPGHIARNLEEKRAKYYRIREEDKQFYNKIDELLNLSHEWASLNEVYDRLSFEFGDWESKELWSLIKDLEKLGLIEIRDAE, encoded by the coding sequence ATGCTACCGAAGGAAGTTGTCAGAAACGTAAGAGAAACCGTTTCCGGTTTTAGCGCGAAAGATTTTGTTGCTGGAATTTCACAATTTCATCGAATTCAGGCAAGCCCTGGTTTCCATGATGCTGTTGAATATCTAACGAAACAGATAAACCGTATTTCCGATGCCAAAATCGAAGTCTATGAATATCCCGCGAACGGTAAGGGAAGAATCGGAACATGGGAGACTCCATATGGGTGGTCAGCAGAATCAGCCACGTTGGAACTGGTAGAACCTGAGAAGAAAATGCTTGCAGATTTCCAAGCAGAGCCCATCTCTTTAGTTGCACATTCCACATCGGTAGATGACACATTCGAAGTAGTTTTTGTGGGAGAAGGGCTGGAGGACTCTGATTATGAGGGGGAAGATATCGAGGGCAAACTAGTGCTTACGACAAACAAAGCCTCACGTGTACACAGAATTGCATGTATAGAGAGAAACGCGGCGGGAGTTCTAACCTTCGTTCCGCCTGAAGGCAAGAATGAGATAGCCAGTATGAGAAGGTACGAAGCCGCATGGCCTGCTCCAGGAGAAGGAGCAAAAACTAAGTTCGGCTTTGCACTCACACAAGCTGACGGGCTGAAGATAAAGAACATGCTCAAAGAGGGTAAAAAGGTTCAAGTGAAAGCTCATGTTGAGGCTCAGATTGAAGATAGAAACCTAGAGGTAGTTTCAGCTCTGTTAGAGGGCGAGGAGCCAAATCAGGAGGTATGGCTCATTTCACATCTCTGCCATCCCCATCCTGGAGCCAACGACAATGCTTCCGGAAGTGGAGCACTTCTTGAGGTGTTGAGAACCATCGAACGACTTATTGAAACCGGGGATATCAAACAACCAAGCTATTCAATCAGATTCCTTTGGGTGCCGGAATGGCATGGAACTATCAAATTCATCGACGACAAAAAGAAGCTTCTCAAGAAAGTAAAAGCGGTGATTAACGTAGACATGGTTGGTTCCAATCCATGCAAGTCAGGATCCATCACGAACCTTTTCAGAACGCCATATTCTCTGCCAACCACCCTGAACAATGTAACACGGTATTGGTTCGAGCAAGAAGCCGGGGTAGATAGAAAGCCAGAACAGGGGGGCACCAAAGCCCCGTTCAAGGTCAACTACAGTACCTATTCAGCCGGTAGCGACCACTTCATGTTCACTGATTCTAATGTATCTACCCCTGCAGTGATGATAAATCAGTATCCTGACAAATTCTATCACACCAGTACTGATACTGTCGATAAAATTGACCCGGCGCAGATGGCCTTTTTAAGTCGAGCCTTGGTCCTTTCAGCGATTTCCTTAGCCCATCCCAAATACGTCTCTAAGGAGACTCTACTTACCCTTTGCAGAAATGAGTGTATAGAGATTATGCAAAGGATTACAAACAGAGGGGTAAATGAGCTTGCAAGATGTCTTGGTGATCCAGAGGATATCTATCCAAGAATTCTCAGATGGCTTGATTACGCAAAGGCATTGGGTGTAGATACATTAGAGAAAGCAACAGAGGAATGGAAGCTCATAAGCGAACAAGAGGCAGTAAGAAATGCTCTGAAAGCAAGTCTTGAGATGACCTACACGACCGAGATGATGGTAGCACGGAAAGCATACGAAGGAGCCTGTGTTGAAATCGGGTTGGAAGCAAAGGATGAAGAACATCTAGATATAGACCTAGAGCAATTCGATGAAGAAATACGAAGAAAAACGGAACATGCTCTTTATCCCGGGCATATTGCCAGAAATCTTGAAGAGAAACGGGCCAAGTACTACCGTATTCGAGAAGAGGACAAGCAGTTCTACAACAAGATAGACGAGCTATTGAACCTCTCTCATGAGTGGGCCAGTCTAAATGAGGTATATGACAGACTCTCTTTCGAGTTTGGTGATTGGGAATCGAAGGAACTATGGTCTCTCATCAAAGATCTTGAAAAATTGGGCTTGATTGAAATCAGGGATGCAGAATAG
- a CDS encoding amidinotransferase codes for MKKGDLHSAYGGEGWSQREKTHREEIGEIWAECGINTECGKLRSVLLHKPGRELKVDEPESFQMLDHIDLNRAQEEYENLIDTYEEQQVEIHLVEPNSEPPPNLMFMADLFFMTPEGAILGRPASTVRAGEERIVQQKLANMGIPVIGSFRSSGTFEGADAAWLNQTTVFVADGLRTNVDGAEQLKRALEDMGFEVIRVGLPVGSMHLMGVLRFLNKQKAIVWPGRTPYRAVQALRNSGYEVLFAPDLEEAKKGLALNFVTLHSDKILMPGGNPVTQGFLEDEGVECITVSIPELSKAAGGIGCMSGIVQRKME; via the coding sequence TTGAAAAAGGGCGACTTGCACTCAGCATATGGAGGCGAGGGGTGGTCACAAAGGGAGAAAACCCATAGGGAAGAAATCGGTGAAATATGGGCGGAATGTGGCATCAATACTGAGTGTGGAAAGCTGAGAAGTGTTCTGCTTCACAAGCCAGGAAGAGAATTGAAGGTAGATGAGCCAGAATCATTCCAGATGCTCGATCATATAGATTTGAATCGAGCTCAAGAAGAATATGAGAATCTTATTGATACTTATGAGGAACAACAAGTCGAAATACATCTGGTCGAACCAAACTCAGAACCTCCACCAAATCTAATGTTTATGGCAGACCTATTTTTCATGACTCCCGAAGGGGCAATACTTGGAAGGCCTGCAAGCACTGTTAGGGCCGGAGAGGAACGTATAGTCCAGCAGAAGCTAGCCAATATGGGAATTCCTGTAATTGGAAGCTTCCGTTCTAGTGGAACCTTCGAAGGAGCTGATGCGGCATGGCTGAATCAGACTACTGTGTTCGTGGCTGATGGTCTTCGAACCAATGTTGACGGTGCTGAACAGTTGAAGCGAGCTCTTGAAGACATGGGTTTTGAGGTGATTAGAGTGGGGCTTCCTGTTGGCTCTATGCATCTCATGGGTGTATTGAGATTCCTCAATAAGCAGAAGGCAATTGTTTGGCCTGGTCGCACTCCATACCGTGCAGTTCAAGCTTTGCGAAACAGCGGGTATGAGGTGTTGTTTGCACCGGACCTGGAGGAAGCGAAGAAAGGCTTAGCGCTCAATTTCGTTACACTTCATTCAGACAAGATTCTGATGCCAGGGGGAAATCCTGTAACTCAGGGATTCCTCGAAGATGAGGGTGTAGAATGTATTACAGTAAGCATACCTGAACTTAGCAAGGCTGCCGGTGGAATCGGTTGCATGTCAGGAATTGTTCAACGGAAAATGGAATGA